In one window of Falsiruegeria litorea R37 DNA:
- a CDS encoding SapC family protein, translating into MAAQTDLVPISKARHGHRFWRRFSSYDFARPLAEVPVVAEEILHCASAFPLAFRRSGPNSGSAVTPVALLSLIPEQDTPFVSHEGHWLGTYVPSHLRSHPFASQTTGQQDQMALLIDENSGLITDNPRDEPFFAPDGTLSPGLAQVVQFSRTRAAAMQATEVLCATLEAMELFTPFISHEGVDLPVGLLTIDSGRLKSLPDAHLVLLARQDALRLIHAHQVSLQHCLWLDKASRQTGLTKATPDTDTTSPGNDALDGFLSALAQAQENDAVPG; encoded by the coding sequence ATGGCAGCACAAACGGATCTTGTCCCGATCAGCAAGGCGCGGCACGGGCACCGGTTCTGGCGGCGCTTTTCCTCGTATGACTTTGCCCGGCCCCTAGCTGAAGTTCCCGTTGTGGCCGAGGAAATCCTGCACTGCGCCAGCGCCTTTCCCCTGGCTTTTCGCCGCAGCGGCCCCAATAGCGGATCAGCGGTCACCCCGGTGGCGCTCCTGTCGTTGATCCCCGAGCAGGACACCCCCTTTGTCAGCCACGAGGGGCACTGGCTGGGGACTTATGTGCCCTCACACCTGCGCAGCCATCCGTTTGCGTCCCAAACCACCGGCCAACAGGATCAGATGGCCCTTCTGATTGATGAAAACAGCGGTCTGATCACGGATAACCCGCGCGACGAGCCATTTTTTGCCCCCGATGGCACGCTGTCCCCGGGGCTGGCCCAAGTGGTGCAGTTCTCACGCACCCGCGCCGCAGCAATGCAGGCGACCGAAGTGCTCTGCGCCACGCTTGAGGCGATGGAGCTGTTCACGCCGTTCATCTCACACGAGGGGGTTGATCTGCCCGTCGGCCTGTTGACCATCGACAGTGGGCGACTCAAATCCTTGCCCGATGCGCATCTTGTGTTGCTCGCACGCCAGGACGCGCTGCGCCTGATCCATGCCCATCAGGTTTCGTTGCAGCACTGTCTCTGGCTGGACAAGGCAAGCCGACAGACGGGTCTTACGAAAGCCACACCTGACACAGATACAACCTCTCCGGGCAATGATGCGCTTGACGGGTTTCTCTCTGCTCTGGCACAAGCGCAGGAAAACGACGCAGTGCCCGGGTAA
- a CDS encoding beta strand repeat-containing protein, whose translation MKTPISTQDQRAADQQDDGARRHFIRKWLDRKWQAFAKTGLGGLLLALPALAQASTPDDAYLDVDTMANVRSVQTLGDGSVQLTLLDGRQVIVQAADVRILDADQILISGEAAAEIAQLAADTAGGGDGGGGGASGLGGAGAALAGLGVAGAVGGGGGGGGGAAPAPPPLTLSDLTSTGLSNASTGTTVPAGTENVVVTIGSFSKTVTPDEDGNWTLTLTQAEAAALPQGATTIEVAYENAAGNIFGTETVAYTIDTQPPSLTINPVAGDAIVNAAEAGSDLNITGTTDAEDGQTVTVTLNGQTYTGTASGGAWSVTVPAAALTALGDGANMTVTADVTDAAGNPAAQASSALSTDFTAPTVTMNAVADGTINLIDQGRDLQITGTTTAADGDPVVVSFNGQNYGGAANGGTWGVTIPQADLAGLTTGTDIAVSVTVTDAAGNTSTAVTASVPVDLTGPSLTLADLPFGTALSAAEAGADVTVSGTTNNVPDGQAVTVTLNGQTYTGAVSGGNWSVTIPAADLGALTNSGAYTLTADVSDTDGIAAPQVSSGFLADFTAPTLTITSLSSGAVMNAAEAGTDLTVSGTTDAEDGQTVTVTLNSQTYTGTVSGGSWSVTVPAASLSALTDGATIPLTADVSDVAGNAATQASSSFDTDFTAYTVTLTALSDGAVMNAAEQGTDLTMTGGSDAPDGTQVTVSLVRSDGTVDASGTATVTGGAWSLTIPAASLAALQDGQTYTAKADVADDAGNVGSATSSFATDFTAPTLTLNALSVGGVLDAIERKSDLAVSGSTTAEDGQTVTVTLNGQTYAATASGGAWSVTIPQADLATLADTTDYALSANVSDAAGNAATQASAGLSTDFRPILTLNDVGSNDAVVLSTAKASGLTVSGSSAELAAGQSVDVTLNGTLVGSATVASNGSWSLAIPASSFSAITAGTNLSFEANASVAGGRDPLPATDTAVAYDAGAYVIAETGRDGSTVTFAMYADPDRDVSGGLAVTSQMTFDSSVVAFDAGSVNANNAFSLFLANPADASTVNFAGAATSFGDLSSPLVTFEMTVQDASKPIVLKLTTPDGGPTTLQFGTDGADTLVAEDVSNVIQGGGGNDSIDVSEGGRHVVVFEADPSANGTDTVTGFTLGPEAQITDAITFSGLDMSSLRGAGTGVENLASGATIGTDTGVVGFTTAVSDLNADTLADAAETLVGTDAGDVFYFMASDGSNAAMARVTFSDADTATAEVMGTFNGLSDLSTLHADNILHTDPTGAAA comes from the coding sequence ATGAAGACGCCAATTTCAACACAGGACCAAAGAGCGGCGGACCAGCAGGACGATGGTGCGCGCAGACATTTCATTCGCAAATGGCTTGACCGGAAATGGCAGGCCTTTGCCAAAACCGGGCTGGGCGGCTTGCTGCTGGCTCTGCCCGCATTGGCGCAGGCCTCGACCCCGGATGATGCCTATCTGGATGTGGATACGATGGCCAATGTGCGCTCGGTTCAGACCCTCGGGGATGGCAGTGTGCAACTGACCCTGCTCGATGGGCGCCAGGTGATCGTGCAGGCGGCGGATGTGCGCATTCTGGATGCCGATCAGATCCTGATCTCGGGCGAAGCCGCGGCCGAGATTGCTCAACTGGCAGCCGACACCGCAGGCGGTGGGGATGGCGGCGGTGGCGGTGCCTCGGGTCTGGGCGGTGCAGGCGCGGCCCTGGCCGGACTTGGCGTTGCCGGCGCAGTCGGCGGCGGCGGAGGGGGCGGCGGCGGCGCGGCCCCTGCCCCCCCACCATTGACACTCAGCGATCTGACCAGCACAGGCCTGTCCAACGCCAGCACCGGCACCACCGTGCCAGCCGGGACCGAAAATGTCGTGGTCACCATCGGAAGCTTCAGCAAGACCGTCACCCCGGACGAGGACGGCAATTGGACCCTGACCTTGACCCAGGCCGAAGCTGCTGCTCTGCCGCAAGGCGCCACCACGATCGAGGTGGCGTATGAAAATGCCGCCGGGAATATTTTTGGCACAGAAACAGTTGCTTATACCATCGATACGCAACCGCCATCGCTCACCATCAACCCCGTTGCAGGGGATGCGATCGTGAATGCGGCCGAGGCGGGCAGCGACCTGAACATCACCGGCACCACCGATGCCGAGGATGGCCAGACCGTGACCGTGACCCTCAACGGTCAGACCTATACCGGCACCGCCAGCGGCGGCGCCTGGAGTGTGACCGTGCCTGCCGCGGCTCTGACGGCCTTGGGGGATGGGGCAAACATGACGGTGACGGCAGATGTCACGGATGCAGCAGGCAACCCGGCCGCCCAGGCCAGCAGCGCGCTGAGCACCGATTTCACCGCACCCACCGTGACCATGAATGCGGTTGCTGATGGTACCATCAATCTGATCGACCAGGGGCGCGATCTGCAGATCACCGGTACAACAACGGCAGCGGACGGGGATCCGGTCGTCGTGAGCTTCAACGGTCAGAACTATGGTGGTGCGGCCAATGGCGGCACCTGGGGCGTGACCATCCCGCAGGCTGATCTGGCGGGTTTGACCACCGGGACCGATATCGCCGTCAGCGTCACGGTGACGGACGCGGCCGGCAACACCTCGACCGCGGTCACGGCCTCGGTGCCGGTGGATCTAACTGGGCCGTCTCTCACCCTCGCCGACCTGCCGTTTGGAACTGCACTGAGTGCAGCCGAAGCCGGAGCAGACGTGACCGTCAGCGGTACGACGAACAATGTTCCCGACGGTCAGGCCGTCACTGTCACCTTGAACGGTCAGACCTATACGGGCGCCGTGTCGGGCGGCAACTGGAGCGTGACCATTCCTGCCGCCGATCTGGGCGCGCTGACCAATAGCGGAGCGTACACATTGACGGCGGATGTCTCGGACACCGATGGCATAGCGGCCCCACAGGTTTCGTCCGGGTTCCTCGCCGATTTCACCGCACCCACCCTGACAATCACCTCGCTGTCGTCTGGGGCCGTGATGAACGCGGCCGAAGCGGGCACGGATCTGACGGTCTCTGGCACCACCGATGCCGAGGATGGACAGACCGTGACTGTCACCCTGAACAGTCAGACCTACACCGGTACGGTGTCGGGCGGCAGCTGGTCGGTCACCGTTCCGGCCGCAAGTTTGAGCGCATTGACGGATGGCGCAACCATCCCGCTCACGGCTGATGTCTCGGACGTCGCAGGCAACGCGGCCACCCAGGCCAGCAGCAGCTTTGACACCGATTTCACCGCGTACACCGTGACGCTCACCGCACTGTCGGACGGGGCGGTGATGAATGCCGCCGAACAGGGCACCGACTTGACCATGACCGGCGGCTCGGACGCACCCGATGGCACCCAGGTTACGGTCTCCTTGGTTCGCTCGGACGGCACGGTTGACGCCAGCGGCACCGCCACCGTGACCGGTGGGGCCTGGTCGCTAACGATCCCGGCTGCCAGCCTGGCCGCCTTACAAGACGGGCAGACCTATACGGCCAAGGCGGATGTCGCGGATGACGCCGGCAACGTGGGCAGCGCCACATCCAGCTTTGCGACCGATTTCACCGCACCCACCCTTACCCTGAACGCGCTCAGTGTCGGCGGTGTGCTCGATGCGATCGAGCGCAAGAGCGACCTGGCCGTTTCGGGCAGCACCACCGCCGAGGATGGGCAAACCGTCACCGTCACCCTCAATGGGCAGACCTACGCGGCGACCGCGAGCGGTGGCGCCTGGAGCGTGACCATCCCGCAGGCCGATCTGGCCACGCTGGCGGACACGACAGATTACGCGCTGAGTGCAAATGTCTCTGACGCGGCAGGCAATGCTGCGACACAAGCCAGCGCCGGGTTGAGCACCGATTTCCGCCCGATCCTGACTCTCAACGATGTAGGGTCCAATGATGCCGTGGTGTTGTCGACCGCCAAGGCCAGTGGCCTGACGGTTTCGGGCTCTTCTGCCGAGCTGGCGGCGGGGCAATCCGTGGATGTCACCTTGAATGGCACTCTGGTGGGCTCGGCCACCGTTGCCTCGAACGGCAGCTGGTCTCTGGCAATTCCGGCGTCCAGCTTCTCGGCGATCACTGCTGGCACCAACCTGAGCTTTGAGGCAAATGCCTCTGTTGCAGGCGGGCGCGATCCGCTGCCTGCGACCGACACCGCCGTGGCCTATGATGCTGGTGCCTATGTCATTGCCGAAACCGGGCGCGATGGGTCAACCGTCACATTTGCCATGTATGCCGATCCCGATCGGGATGTTTCGGGCGGGCTGGCCGTGACCTCGCAGATGACGTTTGATTCCAGTGTCGTCGCCTTTGATGCGGGATCGGTCAACGCCAACAACGCCTTTAGCCTATTCCTGGCCAACCCCGCAGATGCCTCGACGGTGAACTTTGCCGGCGCCGCCACCAGCTTTGGTGATCTTTCGTCCCCGCTGGTGACATTCGAGATGACCGTGCAGGACGCCAGCAAACCCATCGTGCTGAAACTCACCACACCCGATGGAGGCCCCACGACGTTGCAATTCGGCACCGATGGCGCCGACACGCTGGTGGCCGAGGATGTCAGCAACGTCATCCAGGGCGGCGGCGGCAATGACAGCATCGACGTCTCCGAAGGCGGTCGCCACGTGGTAGTCTTCGAGGCCGACCCAAGCGCCAATGGCACCGATACGGTCACCGGCTTCACCCTGGGCCCAGAGGCCCAGATCACCGATGCCATCACCTTCAGCGGGCTGGATATGTCGTCCCTGCGCGGGGCTGGCACAGGGGTCGAGAACCTGGCCAGCGGTGCCACCATCGGAACGGACACCGGCGTGGTGGGCTTTACCACTGCGGTGAGCGATCTGAACGCGGACACCCTGGCAGATGCAGCCGAAACCCTGGTGGGCACAGATGCGGGCGATGTCTTCTACTTCATGGCCAGCGATGGCAGCAACGCGGCGATGGCGCGCGTCACCTTCTCGGATGCCGATACCGCCACAGCCGAGGTCATGGGCACCTTCAACGGTCTGAGCGATCTCAGCACGCTGCATGCAGACAACATCCTGCACACCGACCCGACCGGTGCTGCGGCCTGA
- a CDS encoding hcalcium-binding protein → MFQFVGITTTGSAGFDTGIGDLALKTFNGQTYLYAASGVNGGITAWRLQSGGSPVLYDDQAYASSITSQVARRIMPVTIAGTEHLALDVDTATGLVSYTLNSGGDIGSLRETVTLSGGGDIDAMTQVAGAGNGFLAIAHDETDRIATYRIESDGTLTLIGSEAGQAVALKTLETGGSTYVVAADPVSHNVVAYGIDTNSGTLSSPSTSGAEYGLGLADITAIEVVQAYGESWVIVAASGSNSLSVMRLGLDGRLVPTDHLLDTLSTRFEKVQDLALIEVQDRVFVVAGGGDDGLSLFTLTPHGKLIHLESFADTTLTGLQNVEAIAMAYVGTDLQIFASSQEDAGLTQMSVSLASLGYVLQGTGTVTGSSSDDMLMGLTGDATLSGGAGSDILIAATGTTTMSGGSQADIFVMRDGSGTTTITDFEAGIDRLDLFDYPMLRNVGQLSITSTGQGAQITYRDNTIVINSASGTSLEASTIFGGEFTGPDHVPIIGIGGGGGGGGTPAISIGSPGVVGQITVATGTANTALSDAEVRFTPSGGSMVTAQADANGSFDLGLSGSSTGTLDIVKSYSTASAEITALDALQVLRIAVGLDPTWGPASALNLIAADITRDGTINALDALDVLRAAVGLEGTSAPEWLFLDANADLSGITPTSVNYNTGTTVTATDGGFSTDMHSLLLGNMEAY, encoded by the coding sequence ATGTTTCAATTCGTAGGTATTACGACAACGGGATCGGCTGGGTTCGATACCGGTATCGGTGATCTGGCTTTAAAAACGTTTAATGGCCAAACGTATCTTTATGCGGCCAGCGGGGTGAATGGCGGCATCACGGCCTGGCGTCTGCAATCGGGTGGCAGTCCGGTGCTCTATGACGATCAGGCTTATGCCAGTTCGATCACCAGCCAGGTGGCGCGCCGGATCATGCCGGTCACCATCGCAGGCACCGAGCATCTGGCGCTGGATGTGGACACGGCCACGGGGTTGGTGAGCTATACGCTCAACTCGGGCGGCGACATCGGCAGCCTGCGCGAGACCGTCACCTTGAGCGGCGGTGGTGACATTGACGCGATGACGCAGGTGGCTGGGGCAGGCAACGGGTTCCTCGCCATCGCTCATGACGAGACCGACCGCATTGCCACCTATCGGATCGAATCCGATGGCACGCTGACCCTGATCGGCAGCGAGGCAGGGCAGGCCGTTGCGCTCAAGACGCTTGAGACGGGGGGCAGCACCTATGTGGTCGCGGCCGACCCGGTCTCGCACAATGTGGTGGCTTATGGGATCGACACCAACAGCGGCACGCTGTCGTCTCCCAGCACCAGTGGCGCGGAATACGGGCTGGGGCTGGCAGACATCACCGCGATCGAAGTGGTGCAGGCTTACGGCGAATCCTGGGTGATCGTGGCCGCCTCGGGCAGCAATTCGCTCAGCGTCATGCGCCTGGGGCTGGATGGGCGGCTGGTGCCGACCGATCACCTGCTGGACACGCTGAGCACCCGGTTCGAAAAAGTGCAGGATCTGGCACTGATCGAGGTCCAGGACCGGGTCTTTGTGGTGGCGGGTGGAGGCGATGACGGGCTAAGCCTCTTTACCCTGACGCCGCATGGCAAGCTGATCCATCTGGAAAGCTTTGCCGACACCACCCTGACCGGGTTGCAGAATGTCGAGGCCATTGCCATGGCTTACGTGGGCACCGATCTGCAGATCTTTGCCAGCTCGCAAGAGGATGCGGGCCTGACCCAGATGTCGGTCTCGTTGGCCTCGTTGGGATATGTATTACAAGGGACCGGCACCGTGACCGGCAGCAGCAGTGACGACATGCTGATGGGGCTCACCGGGGATGCCACCCTGTCAGGCGGGGCAGGCAGTGACATCCTGATCGCGGCCACGGGAACGACCACCATGTCGGGTGGCAGCCAAGCTGACATCTTTGTCATGCGCGACGGATCGGGCACCACCACGATCACCGATTTCGAGGCCGGGATCGACCGATTGGATCTGTTTGACTATCCGATGCTGCGCAATGTCGGCCAGCTGTCGATCACCTCGACCGGGCAGGGCGCGCAGATCACCTATCGCGACAACACCATCGTGATCAATTCGGCCTCGGGCACTTCGCTTGAGGCCAGCACGATTTTCGGCGGAGAGTTCACCGGGCCGGACCATGTTCCGATCATCGGCATTGGCGGTGGCGGTGGTGGGGGCGGCACGCCTGCCATCTCGATCGGCTCGCCAGGGGTGGTGGGACAGATCACCGTGGCCACAGGCACCGCCAACACCGCGCTGAGTGACGCCGAGGTCCGGTTCACTCCATCAGGCGGCAGCATGGTGACGGCGCAGGCGGATGCCAACGGAAGTTTCGATCTGGGCCTGTCGGGCAGCAGCACAGGCACGCTGGACATCGTCAAATCCTATTCCACCGCCAGCGCCGAGATCACCGCGCTGGATGCGCTGCAGGTACTGCGTATTGCGGTGGGATTGGATCCGACCTGGGGGCCGGCTTCGGCCTTGAACCTGATCGCGGCGGACATCACCCGCGACGGCACCATCAATGCCCTTGATGCGCTGGATGTGCTGCGTGCGGCGGTGGGGCTGGAGGGGACATCCGCGCCCGAATGGCTGTTCCTGGATGCCAACGCGGATCTGTCGGGGATCACGCCCACATCCGTGAACTACAATACCGGCACCACGGTGACTGCCACCGATGGGGGTTTCAGCACCGATATGCATTCGCTTCTGCTGGGCAATATGGAGGCGTATTGA
- the glmS gene encoding glutamine--fructose-6-phosphate transaminase (isomerizing) translates to MCGIVGILGTSEVAGRLVESLQRLEYRGYDSSGIATIQNGRVDRRRAVGKVAALCDLLDMDPLDGQAGIAHTRWATHGVPNETNAHPHHAGQVAVVHNGIIENYAGLREELIEQGINFASDTDTEVIAQLCNSYLNAGSTPFEAVQQTLQRIHGAFALCFLFEGEDDLMICARQGSPLVVGYGEANEATGRREMFVGSDALALAPMTQKIAYLEEGDMAVLTRSGVDVYDRAFQPVTREARQLKLDAVLVDRGEHRHYMHKEIHEQPATLARAFSNLLNLDNSSLNGAVADVSFEGVNRIVLVACGTAYYAASVAKYWFESLANLPVELDIASEFRYRSAPLRADDLAIFVSQSGETADTLAALRHVKGKVKTSLAVINVPTSSIAREADHALEIMAGPEIGVASTKAFSGQLALLAALALKAGKDQGLVDADRERQLVTGMAGLPRLIAETIEIEPLVQEFATTMTTVRDALFLGRGALAPLALEAALKLKEISYIHAEGYAAGELKHGPIALLDKDVPVIVFAASGPLFEKTMSNVQEVAARGAPVLMVTDPQGAALAQEVGLKTLVVPSTAEVLAPFTHTIVAQLLAYHVAVLKGTDVDQPRNLAKSVTVE, encoded by the coding sequence ATGTGCGGAATTGTTGGAATTCTGGGGACATCCGAGGTTGCGGGGCGGCTGGTTGAATCGCTTCAACGGTTGGAATACCGGGGCTATGACAGCTCAGGGATAGCGACCATCCAGAACGGCCGCGTCGACCGTCGCCGGGCGGTGGGCAAGGTGGCTGCGCTCTGCGATCTCCTGGACATGGACCCGCTCGACGGTCAGGCGGGCATTGCGCACACCCGTTGGGCCACCCACGGCGTCCCCAATGAAACCAACGCACATCCCCATCACGCAGGCCAGGTTGCCGTTGTCCACAATGGCATCATCGAAAACTACGCAGGCCTGCGCGAAGAGCTGATCGAACAGGGCATCAACTTTGCCTCGGACACCGACACCGAGGTGATCGCCCAGCTTTGCAACAGCTATCTGAACGCAGGCAGCACCCCGTTTGAGGCGGTGCAACAGACCCTGCAGCGCATCCACGGTGCCTTTGCCCTGTGTTTCCTGTTTGAAGGCGAAGATGATCTGATGATCTGCGCCCGTCAGGGCTCGCCCCTGGTGGTGGGATATGGCGAGGCCAACGAAGCCACGGGCCGCCGCGAGATGTTCGTGGGTTCGGACGCGCTGGCGCTGGCGCCGATGACGCAAAAGATCGCCTACCTCGAAGAGGGCGACATGGCCGTGCTGACCCGCTCGGGCGTCGACGTTTATGACCGCGCGTTCCAGCCGGTCACCCGCGAGGCGCGTCAGCTCAAGCTCGATGCCGTTCTGGTCGACCGCGGCGAGCACCGCCATTACATGCACAAGGAAATCCACGAGCAGCCCGCCACCCTGGCGCGCGCGTTCTCCAACCTTCTGAACCTGGACAACAGCAGCCTCAATGGCGCGGTGGCCGATGTCTCGTTCGAGGGCGTGAACCGCATCGTCCTGGTGGCCTGCGGCACCGCCTATTACGCGGCATCCGTGGCGAAATACTGGTTCGAAAGCCTGGCCAACCTGCCCGTTGAACTCGATATCGCCAGCGAATTCCGCTACCGCTCGGCGCCGTTGCGCGCCGATGATCTGGCGATCTTTGTCAGCCAGTCGGGTGAGACCGCCGATACCCTGGCCGCCCTGCGCCACGTCAAGGGCAAGGTCAAAACCTCGCTGGCGGTGATCAACGTGCCCACCAGCTCGATCGCGCGCGAGGCCGATCACGCGCTGGAAATCATGGCCGGGCCGGAAATCGGCGTCGCTTCGACCAAAGCGTTCAGCGGCCAACTGGCACTGCTGGCGGCCCTGGCGCTGAAAGCGGGCAAGGATCAGGGGCTGGTCGATGCAGACCGCGAACGTCAGCTGGTCACCGGCATGGCAGGCCTGCCCCGCCTGATCGCCGAAACCATCGAGATCGAACCGCTGGTTCAGGAATTTGCCACCACCATGACCACGGTGCGCGACGCGCTGTTCCTGGGCCGTGGTGCCCTGGCGCCGCTGGCGCTTGAGGCGGCACTGAAGCTGAAAGAGATCAGCTATATCCATGCCGAAGGCTATGCCGCAGGCGAGCTCAAGCATGGCCCCATCGCGCTGTTGGACAAGGACGTGCCGGTCATCGTCTTTGCCGCCTCCGGTCCGCTCTTTGAAAAGACCATGTCCAACGTGCAAGAGGTCGCCGCCCGTGGCGCGCCCGTGCTGATGGTCACCGACCCGCAAGGGGCAGCACTTGCACAAGAGGTCGGCCTGAAAACCCTGGTGGTGCCGTCCACGGCCGAGGTTCTGGCCCCCTTCACCCACACCATCGTGGCGCAGCTTCTGGCCTATCATGTGGCGGTGCTGAAAGGCACCGACGTGGACCAGCCGCGCAACCTGGCAAAATCGGTGACCGTGGAATAA
- the glmM gene encoding phosphoglucosamine mutase, with product MARALFGTDGVRGEANSFPMTAEIAMKLGAAVGRYFRRDKNEHRVVIGKDTRLSGYMLENALTAGFTSTGMNVFLLGPVPTPAVGYLTRSMRADVGVMISASHNHANDNGIKFFGPDGFKLSDEAETEIESIMNRGITLSRPENIGRAKRLDDALGRYVEYAKTTFPRQRRLDGLRIVLDCANGAAYRAAPTVLWELGAEVIPVGVSPNGRNINAECGSTHPHQAAQKVRETRADLGICLDGDADRLILLDETGKEADGDQIMGLIATRWAREGRLSGNALVATVMSNLGLERHLNDLDIGLERTNVGDRYVVERMRKNGHNLGGEQSGHIVMTDYGTTGDGLIAALQFMGAMVETGQKASDLTRVFTPVPQKLKNVRYAPGKDPLAEDCVQSAIAKGEKTLGSSGRLLIRKSGTEPLIRVMGEAEDQGLLDEVISGISDTIAGVS from the coding sequence ATGGCACGAGCGCTTTTTGGAACCGATGGTGTACGCGGAGAAGCAAACAGCTTTCCCATGACCGCGGAAATCGCGATGAAGCTGGGGGCTGCGGTTGGCCGCTACTTCCGCCGCGACAAGAACGAGCACCGTGTAGTGATCGGCAAGGACACCCGTCTGTCGGGTTACATGCTTGAAAACGCGCTGACGGCGGGCTTCACCTCGACCGGCATGAACGTCTTTCTGCTGGGTCCGGTGCCCACGCCGGCGGTGGGGTATCTGACGCGTTCGATGCGTGCGGATGTGGGGGTCATGATCTCGGCCAGCCACAACCATGCCAATGACAACGGCATCAAGTTCTTTGGCCCTGACGGGTTCAAGCTCTCGGATGAGGCCGAGACCGAGATCGAATCGATCATGAACCGCGGCATCACCCTGTCGCGCCCCGAAAACATCGGCCGGGCCAAGCGTCTGGATGACGCTTTGGGTCGCTATGTGGAATATGCCAAGACCACCTTCCCGCGCCAGCGCCGCCTGGATGGGCTGCGCATCGTGCTGGATTGCGCCAATGGTGCGGCCTATCGCGCCGCCCCCACGGTACTGTGGGAACTGGGCGCCGAGGTCATCCCCGTGGGCGTCTCGCCCAACGGACGCAACATCAACGCCGAATGTGGCTCGACCCACCCGCATCAGGCGGCTCAGAAGGTGCGCGAGACCCGCGCCGATCTGGGCATCTGCCTGGATGGGGACGCCGACCGGCTGATCCTGCTCGATGAGACCGGAAAAGAGGCCGACGGTGATCAGATCATGGGTCTGATCGCCACCCGGTGGGCCCGCGAAGGCCGCCTGAGCGGCAATGCCCTGGTGGCCACCGTGATGTCGAACCTCGGCCTGGAACGACACCTGAACGATCTGGACATCGGTCTGGAACGCACCAATGTGGGCGACCGCTATGTGGTGGAACGGATGCGCAAGAACGGTCACAACCTGGGCGGCGAGCAATCAGGTCACATCGTGATGACCGATTATGGCACCACCGGCGACGGGCTGATCGCGGCGCTGCAGTTCATGGGTGCCATGGTGGAAACTGGTCAAAAAGCCAGCGACCTGACCCGCGTCTTCACCCCGGTGCCGCAAAAGCTCAAGAACGTGCGCTATGCGCCGGGCAAGGATCCCCTGGCCGAGGACTGCGTGCAAAGTGCCATCGCCAAGGGCGAAAAGACCCTGGGCAGCAGCGGCCGCCTGCTGATCCGCAAATCCGGGACCGAGCCGCTCATCCGCGTGATGGGCGAGGCCGAGGATCAGGGTTTGCTGGACGAGGTGATCAGCGGTATCAGCGATACGATCGCCGGTGTCAGCTGA
- a CDS encoding glycosyltransferase family 4 protein yields MSFVLITLSSFLVALVVVLTKDSHLHCTAKGHAGLEVQSMHKAPTPRIGGVAFVTGTLIALLLLTGEAFSLLALMLVAGLPVFVVGLCEDIGIGARPYKRLLAAMISSLIMVLVTGATIDRGVAPYIDQALAVTLIGAVFTIIVATSISHAFNLIDGLNGLAMSVAVISLVSLSFIALRFDDHAVALLATVIALSILGVFFVNFPFGKIFLGDAGAYLIGFMVAWVAILLMERNPDISRWSMLLVIFWPFVDTTFAVLRRVLKGVSIAAPDKLHFHHLVLRTILRHGKAKSRSAANPVASSLVMPLAVIPAILAVVASDSRGLSILFLGLCTVGYLVARLGLVAAFRQTPQEAYRSSVAAIEKIQPATPSNRLDEAVLD; encoded by the coding sequence TTGTCTTTTGTACTGATTACCCTGAGCAGCTTTCTCGTTGCTCTGGTCGTTGTCCTCACAAAAGACAGCCACCTGCACTGCACCGCCAAGGGTCATGCAGGTCTTGAGGTGCAGAGCATGCACAAAGCCCCAACACCCAGAATTGGCGGGGTCGCTTTTGTGACCGGTACGCTGATTGCGCTGCTCTTGCTGACTGGCGAGGCCTTTTCCCTGCTGGCCCTGATGCTGGTGGCGGGGCTTCCGGTGTTCGTGGTCGGCTTGTGCGAGGATATCGGCATTGGAGCCCGCCCCTACAAGCGCTTGCTTGCGGCGATGATCAGCAGCCTTATCATGGTATTGGTGACCGGCGCGACCATCGACCGCGGGGTGGCGCCTTATATCGACCAGGCGCTGGCTGTCACGCTGATTGGTGCAGTGTTCACCATCATCGTGGCCACATCGATCAGCCATGCGTTCAACCTGATTGACGGGCTGAACGGGCTGGCTATGTCGGTGGCCGTCATTTCTCTGGTGTCGCTGAGTTTCATCGCCTTGCGGTTTGACGATCATGCGGTGGCTTTGCTGGCGACGGTTATCGCCCTGTCGATCCTAGGTGTGTTCTTTGTGAACTTTCCCTTCGGCAAGATCTTTCTGGGGGATGCCGGGGCCTATCTTATTGGCTTCATGGTGGCCTGGGTCGCGATCCTGCTGATGGAGCGCAACCCCGACATCTCGCGCTGGTCGATGCTGCTGGTGATCTTCTGGCCCTTCGTCGACACAACCTTTGCGGTGCTGCGGCGCGTGCTCAAAGGGGTGTCGATAGCCGCCCCGGACAAGTTGCATTTCCACCATCTGGTGCTGCGCACCATCCTGCGCCATGGCAAAGCCAAAAGCCGCAGCGCAGCCAACCCGGTCGCCTCAAGTCTGGTCATGCCGCTGGCCGTGATACCGGCCATCCTGGCGGTAGTGGCCAGTGACAGCCGAGGGCTCTCTATTCTGTTCCTGGGTCTGTGCACGGTGGGCTATCTTGTGGCGCGGCTCGGGTTGGTGGCAGCGTTTCGGCAGACACCACAAGAGGCCTATCGCTCGTCTGTGGCGGCAATCGAAAAAATCCAACCTGCGACACCATCCAACCGACTGGATGAGGCGGTTCTGGATTAA